The segment ATTATATAAGGAGGGGTGAATGATGAAATCACAGAAAAGTACAATACACGATCAGACAGGTTGTTTATACCTAGTAGGAACACCTATTGGTAATCTAGAGGATATGAGTGTACGTGCACTTCGCATATTAAAAGAAGCTGATATTATCGCTGCTGAAGATACTAGAAATACAAAGAAGCTGTGTAACTACTTTGAAATCGAAACACCATTAATAAGCTACCATGAACATAATTTAGCAGTAGGAGGGGAAAAATTATTAGCCTTGCTACAGGAAGGAAAAACAATAGCATTGGTGAGTGATGCAGGCTTACCATGTATTTCTGATCCAGGTGCAGATATTGTTGAAAAAGCGATTGCTCAAAATTTCCCCGTTGTACCAATACCGGGTCCAAATGCAGCACTTTCTGCATTAATCGCCTCTGGATTAACGCCACAGCCATTTTTCTTTTATGGCTTTTTAAATAGAGGAAAAAAAG is part of the Lysinibacillus sp. FSL K6-0232 genome and harbors:
- the rsmI gene encoding 16S rRNA (cytidine(1402)-2'-O)-methyltransferase: MKSQKSTIHDQTGCLYLVGTPIGNLEDMSVRALRILKEADIIAAEDTRNTKKLCNYFEIETPLISYHEHNLAVGGEKLLALLQEGKTIALVSDAGLPCISDPGADIVEKAIAQNFPVVPIPGPNAALSALIASGLTPQPFFFYGFLNRGKKERRQQLEQLKKRQETILLYEAPHRLKDTLKDMEAILGNRRIVLARELTKKFEEFLRGTLAEAVEWVQTEEIRGEFCIVLEGNSNAEEESQEEAYWHLMSVIEHVDYLMHQSNSTSKEAIKEVAKLRQVAKRDIYNEYHSN